Part of the Lolium rigidum isolate FL_2022 chromosome 6, APGP_CSIRO_Lrig_0.1, whole genome shotgun sequence genome, TTGATATCCATTTCATGTTTCCAGGTGTTCAATCTACAGCAAACAGTTCACCCCTTGAGGTATGCACTATTTAGTATTACAGCTATATTCATTTCCGAaccttgttctcttgttttccaAATGTTATGTAAGAATAAACAGTCATTACTTATGGTTCTTTCATCGACCAAAACTTATTTGTGTAGGCAAATTCCTGCAAGTCGTTAGACATGGTAACTGTTGCTTCAGACATAAAGACATCAAAGTCCCTTCCTTCAACGCCACCCATAGTATCCAGAGCAGATCCTTCGTCCTCTAGGTGTCATTCTCTTCATGTGGACTCCTTTTCAATGAGGAAAGCTCGTCGATCACCTGGACATCAGCTATGTAGGCAGATCTCGGACACCAAGATCCCATCTCTCAAGTCTTTCAATGAGAGTAGCTATGTGGAAGAAAGGCCATCAAGTTCCATGCTCTCTGCCTGCAGCAATGATACATTTGCAGGAGGTTCACAACATGGTGGGTCATCTGATGGGTGGTCAACTCGCACATTTTCTGACTTGGTGGCCTCATCTCAAAGAGACCGGTGGTCAGTTGACAGTGAGCTTTTTGGCTCCATCACCAGTAAAACAGCTAGATCAAATGATTCACATGCTACTGCCCCCTCTCCTGACCAAGGGATTTGCAAGCTGTGCTTAAAGCTATTAAAGGAGCGGTCTACATGGAGTGCTCATGAGCTGGGAGTCGTTGCTGTTTTATTCTGTGGCCATGCATACCATGCAAACTGTTTGGATAGTATAACTGTGGAGAGTGAGAAATTTGACCCTCCATGTCCTGTATGCACACATGGTGAGAAGGGTACAGCAAAACTTTTTGGTAAGTTGGACTCAAAGATTAAGAGCAGGAAATCTAAAAACTTGATGTCAGATACTGATATAGATAGGAGCTCTAAGCACCAGAAGAAAAGTATGAGAGAACCCAGGTTAGGTACAAGTTCTAGTATGAAGGATTCATTCCGTCGACCATTTTTGCGGAGGCACTTTTCAATTGGTTCTCGACCACCAAGATCGATGTTGGGGAGCGAGCCAACAGGAAAAAAAGGCTTCTGGGCACGACACTGGAGAGAATAGCCAGCTGCACATCATCAATGCAGTTAGTATCTTCGTATGTATTTTTACTCCATAAATTCAATGCCGATAACTCTTTGCGTGCAAAGTGAGCCTCCTGAGCGAGCAAGGATAGGAGTCAAAGATTCATATTGTAAGTTTCAGTACTTTTCATCAAAGCACACTTCGTGCTAAACAAATTTAGTGAGACTAGGAGCTGTCTTATACTTATGGGCATGGATTATTGCGGTCTTACTTCGCTACCAGGCAATGTAATAGAATAGAAATGGGAATAGTCTCCCAGGCCAGATTTAAAGGTTTAAATCTGCTATGATATATTGTTACCTTTCCATTCTCTTTTGTAATATTCGTTGCCAGttcaaatacatataatatgaaaattgtAGCATCAGTTCTTTGCACTTTGCAGAACAGACATCTGTTGAAACAATAGAATTTtagactaaagaggcagtagttcATCTGGTGATGAGCTATCTCTCCTATTCGTGAGACAGCTGGTTCACTCACTTCATTGGACCTTTTCATTACAGCGTTGTGCACTTTGACTAGTTTGTTTTGAACTGACAAATCACGGATAGGAGAGATAGCTGTAATACTACATTTTTTTGGGGAACCTAATGGTTTTTCAAACAAGCTATATATCATTCGATATCTTTAGAAAAGTTTTATTCCttaataaaaaaattatgtgtACCTTGTCTGATAAGACTGAGAAATAGGATTCTTCATATTCCTACTTTGCATTTTTTCTAAATAAAACGTACACTGTTTTCAACCTAACGGTTTTTGTATTTTTGCTAAGTTGGAAGAGAACAAGTGAATAAAGAGAATAATGTCTTCTATTAGctgagagatcatctcttagaaatAAGAGAAGGTTATTTTATCCATTGTAGCACATATCTACCCTTAGCAACCCATTTTTCTACTATAAATTAATTAATTCTTATTAATTATAAGAGATGACTGTAAGAGCTGTATGACTTCTCTAGATGATGCGCCGGGTAAAAGAAGATGTGCCTTCTCTATCATTTTACATGCCCTTAGCGCCCTCCCTTCCACGATTCCATTTCCTGATCCGGTGATGCATATCCAGGCGCTACTGCCCTGTCCCCTTGAGTGTTTGTCTTCCCCCATGATGGTGGCGATGGGATAATTAAGCTTTAAGGGCCACTTAACTTAAGCGCACCACCAATGTGCCACAATGGAAGATTGCCGCAAGCACACGGATCTGGAGGGCTTTTGTTGGCTGCCATTGTTGTCATCTTTTTGGTGAATCCCGCCGTCTGCTTGCATTGCATCTTCGGTGACGTCGCTCGATCCCTGTTCTTGGATCGACCCGGCACCACAAGGACAACCGACGTGTCCTCCTGATCGCCGAGAGGCGGTGCTAGGGTATCACGCCCCACCGCACGCCATTTTCATCATGTTTCAAAATTCAATGTTTAATAAATCCCTAAATATATGCAAAACTAGTCTTGTTTTAAAGTCCTCGTTATTTCAAACACCAATTTGCAATTTGAACATAAAACTAAATCGAATAGTATTTGATTTAAAAGTCATCTCCGCGTCCATCCAATGCGATCGGAGGACCAGCTACGCCAGATCTTCGACGTCCACGGCATGCCGGGATATAGCACCTGGCCGGCGTACAAGTGACAAGTCGCTGCCGCTCGCCGGAAAGCTGGTGAAGCTGCCACGAGACATCCGTAACTGCAACAGGTTGCGCAAGCTCTTTCCCGAGGGCCACCTGTCTCGAGaaggcttccaagtattgagGAAGCACCTCTCCTGCAACATCGGCAACAGGCTATTGGCGAGTGCCGGACTCAGACCTCCATGGTTCACAGATGACGGTCCATCCTGAGCTGCGGCTGCAACCTGGAAAGGCTGATGTACTTCGAGCGTATGCTGGAACTTGTAATTAGTTGTACATTTGTAGAAACAGAGTGCTGTCTCTATTCTTTTCCCTGTGAGATGTACACTGAAGTACAGTACAATTAGTGAATATATGAAGGGATTGTCTATTTCCTTCGAGACTTTCTTAAATTTTAGTCACACTTTTATGCTGTTAGATCAACAATCTATCACtgccttatgtcatatatagggcAGAGACCAAAACTGGGCACTAAACTCCCTGAATCCATCTTTACACTACGCAACACATCCAAAGCTAAATTTACAAACATGCACCTTTAAATTGCTCTGATTCACTTAACAACGTCAGCAATTTTCAAAAAGAACTTAACAACGTCAACTGGAGACAAGGAGATGGAAAGAGCTGCAAATTGACTTCTTTTCCACTGCGCAATGCCAAACGGGAGACATCGAGACACAAATGCTGCACAAAATTTAGTTCGTGTTCACTGAACATAGCAAACTGAAGCAAAACTGACTTCATGGGCTCCTGGCAGCTTGCATTCTCTGAGTCTCTGAACACACGCATTCAGCTCACATTCTACTCCCAAGTTTCACTGAACATTTTTCTGGATCACTGAACAGACATGCTCATCTCACATTCTAAATTTCACTGAATACATTCGAAGCATACAGTCACACACGTCGCATTCTTTACTCCTAAGgcactgatttttttttctttcgaaataTCCTGCATTCGCTGTGAAAGAGAAGCCCCACAGTAGACTCGCTGGATTCCCTGGAGGCATGAGGAGGGGTTGGAATGTGGCAGTGTGGGTgcggcagagtcggaggacgatGTCGGTGTGGCCAGCAGACTGCAGGATGAGTCTTACCCCTGATTCTAGAACAAAAAAAACTCGGTATGGCATTTGCAAAAACAGTTTTAATACTGCAA contains:
- the LOC124660200 gene encoding uncharacterized protein LOC124660200; translation: MGANCCIAAKERPEPSVASVEVSVYRTRHSPSWSFRWDNRTHIEDIMENATLFSNHSSGSIRPELKSGSVAPTEGHHNEDSLSDVRVVKWQKSDKKMEAFKRLKSVPRGVQSTANSSPLEANSCKSLDMVTVASDIKTSKSLPSTPPIVSRADPSSSRCHSLHVDSFSMRKARRSPGHQLCRQISDTKIPSLKSFNESSYVEERPSSSMLSACSNDTFAGGSQHGGSSDGWSTRTFSDLVASSQRDRWSVDSELFGSITSKTARSNDSHATAPSPDQGICKLCLKLLKERSTWSAHELGVVAVLFCGHAYHANCLDSITVESEKFDPPCPVCTHGEKGTAKLFGKLDSKIKSRKSKNLMSDTDIDRSSKHQKKSMREPRLGTSSSMKDSFRRPFLRRHFSIGSRPPRSMLGSEPTGKKGFWARHWRE